ATTATTTCATTATTCAACAAAATCAATCCTATATTTGCCGACGAAAATCAGGCTCAAATTCGAGGAATGGCAGTTTTAGAAACGCATCAGAAAAAAGGATTTGGCGAAGCTTTAGTTAAGCATTGCGAAAACTACTGCATCGAAAACAAAGTCGGTTTAATTTGGTTTAATGCCAGAACTGCCGCAGTCGGCTTTTATAAAAAAATGAATTACCAGGTTGAAGGAGAAGCATTTGATATCAAAGACGTTGGGGAGCATTATTTGATGTTTAAAAATTTATAGAATGAACAAACTTTACTTTTTATTAGTAATATGTATTTTTATTGGTTGTAAAAAAGACACACCCAAAATCACCCCAATTGTCAAAAAAAAGACACCAATAATCATCCTTACTGACGAAAGAAAAGTTCAAATTGATACTGCCAAAATAAATATTTTTAAGAGCGAAACTCTTAAACAATTTTACACTGCATCTGAAAACAAAACTGTCTGGGGAAATCTAAAAAAAAGAACTTATGTTTTATCTCAGCTAGAAGAATCAGACAAACTAGGTTTAGAACCAGAAGATTACAAAATTTCGCAATTGAAAAAATTCGAAAAAAAAGTAAGCTCTCTTAGTGATTCTGACCTTGCAACTTATGATATTTTACTAACGTATAATTTTGAGAAATACTTAAACCATCTTTATAAAGGAAAACTAAATCCTAAAACCCTTTACACTGACTGGGATTTGGAGGAAAAAACTTTTGATGTAAACAATATCCTTATAAAAGGTTTCAACAACAACAAGCTAGATAGTGTTGTTGATAATATCCAGCCAAAATCGCAAACCTATAAAGAGTTATTAAAGGCACTCGAAATCATAAACAGTTTCCCGGATGATCATGTAAAAAACATTGAATCAGCCGAAAAAATCACCTTAAATGACACCAATTCTGCTTTAATAAATATTAAAAAAAGACTTTTGTATTGGGGTGACATGGAAGGCAAAGACAGCCTTTCAAAAATTTACACCAAAAAAACATTCGAATCTGTCAAAAAATTTCAGGAGAGACATGGATTGGCCGCTGATGGAGTTATTGGTGTAGGCACTATTAGCGCATTAAATTATTCTAAAGAAAAAAGAAAAGAACAAATTATTGCCAATCTGGAAAGATGGAGATGGTTTACAACTGATTTTGCCGAAAACTATTTTATCATTAACATTCCTGATTATAGCTTGAATGTTGTGGAAGAGCAAGACACAACTTTGACACGAAATATTGTTGTAGGAACAAGCAAAAGAAAAACTCCAATTATCACCTCAACATTAAGAACAATTGTTTTTAACCCCACATGGACCGTTCCTCCAACAATTTTAAAGGAAGATGTTGTACCTGCAATGAAACGAAACCGAAATTATCTAGCCAATAAAAACATAACTATATATGACACTTCTGGAAATGTTGTTGCTCCAAATGCCTGGAATGAAAACAAACCCAATAGATACCGTTATATTCAAAGTCCAGGTTACAACAACTCTTTAGGAGTAATGAAAATTTTGTTCCCAAATCATCATAGCGTATACCTGCACGATACCAATCATCGCAATTACTTTGGAAGAAGCAATCGTTCATTAAGCTCTGGCTGTGTTCGTGTTGAAAATCCTCTGGAGCTGGCAGAACATATATTAGCTGACTCTGTAAAATATTCAAAAATAAAGATTGACACTATTATTGCTTCTAAAAAAACAACTAGTATCAAAATCGAAAAAAAATACGCTTTATATCAATGGTACTGGACGGCTTGGAGCAAAAAAAATCAGCTCATTTTTAGAGCTGATATTTATAATCTGGATTCGGATTTGTATGCTAAATTAAGAAATTAGCTTTTCTTCCATCATAAAACTTCTTGATGGATGATAAATATACAAACACGATTTATCTTTTATTAACTGAATTATTTCATTTGTCAATTCAACAGGAACTGCCGGACATCCCTGGCTTCTTCCTAATCTTTTATGATCTCTGATAAAAGACTCAGAAACGTAATCTGCTCCATGCATAACAACTCCTCTTTGACGGGCGTTATCATTATACCCTCTTTCTAAACCATCCAGGCGCAAAGAAGCTCCATGTTTACCCTGATAAATCTCTCCGGTAGCATAAAAACCTAAACTGCTTTTATAAGACGAATTGTTATTTGAAAATGAAGAAGCAAATTCTTCTCCGGTATTTCTTCCGTGAGCTACTAATGACTGAAATAAAACTGTATTGGTTGCTAAATCAATCACCCATAGACGCTTACTATTTGATGATAAACTAAAATCAATCAGCGTTAAAATGTCTTTATGAATAACTCCTTTTTCTTTTAAGATATAAAACCCTTTTAAGGCTTCAGAAAAAGTTTTAAGTTCCGGTAACTGAAAATTGTTCGGATTCAAAGCGGTGTAAACACTTTCAATCTTAGCTTCAACGGTTAGTTTCTCAACCTTAGCAATGCTTCTGGTTGTTTCACTTTTAATTTTCGGGGTGTTTTTAGAATCTTTACCAAAAGACAACAGCAAAAACACAAATAGTGGATAAATCTTGTAAATCATTGAATTTCTTTAGGTTAATAATAAATTTGGGTAGGGCAAAAATATAAAAATTTTACAGCGATTGAAACTCAATACCTTGAATGTGTGCTGTTTTGCATAAAATTTAACAGAATAATAGTAAAATTTTGCGTTTTCAGCAAAAAAACAACGTTTTATGTAAGATATTTACTCATATTAAAAACCTTAACATTTTGAAGAATTTTCTTAAAGAAAATACAATTAAACATTATTTTTGATTTTTGAAACTGTAACTATAACACTAAATCACAACCTACTTACTTTATCTATTAACACTTTTAAAGTATTTCTCTTTTTAACTTTTCATCAAAAAGTTACTTTTCACAAGTATTATTTTGATTTCTTTTTTACAGATTTAGCCAAAAAATACAGAAATTAAAGTTTTCCATAATTAAGGACAATATATTATAGATGCCACGATGTGCAATCATAAACCCGACAAGATTTTAAAAGAAATATCGCAATAGCGCTCATAACTTTGATTGCATTATTGACAAACAATTTAAAGACAATGTCACTGGTTTACTAAACAACGAAACCATAAAACATGTTTTTTCAGTCAGCGTTAAGTATTTTATCGATTATAATGCTGTCAAAAATAAACTCCGCAGAAGAGTCTAGCGTGAATTAACTTTAAAAAATAAAGACTTCTGCAACTAAATTATTATTTTTTAATACGCTTCATTTTATTAAACATAAATGTAACAGTGCGTTCTTGCTAATTTTAGAAATGGCTTATCTTTGTAAAAAACTAAAAAGTAATGAACAAGAAAGTTATCCTAATGATTTTAGATGGTTGGGGAAAATCTCCTGACCCTAAAGTATCTGCAATAGACAATGCAAATGTTCCTTTTATAAACAGTCTTTACAAAAATTATCCAAGCGCACAGCTTAGAACCGATGGATTAAATGTTGGTTTGCCTGAAGGTCAGATGGGAAATAGTGAAGTTGGTCACATGAACCTTGGTGCCGGAAGAATTGTATATCAGGATTTAGCTAAAATCAATTTAGCAGTAGCACACAAAACACTTGCAAAAGAACAAGTACTTATTGATGCTTTTACTTATGCTAAAGAAAACAATAAAAAAGTACACTTTTTAGGATTAGTTTCCGATGGAGGTGTTCACTCACATACTTCTCACTTACGCGGATTAATTGATGCTTCACAGGAATATGGTTTAGACCAGGTTTACGTTCACGCTTTTACAGACGGACGTGACGTTGATCCAAAATCCGGTGCAAAATATATTCACGATTTAGAAGACTATATTAAAGATACTCCGGTAAAAATCGCTTCAATTGTTGGACGTTATTATGCAATGGATCGTGACAAACGTTGGGAGCGTGTAAAACTAGCTTACGATTTAGTAGTTAACGGAGTAGGAATTCCTTCTACAAATCCTGTAGCAAGTGTTCTTGAAAGTTATGAAAAAAATGTAACCGACGAATTTATTGAACCTGTTATAATAGTAAATGAAGAACAAAAACCACTAGCAACAATTGTTGAAGGTGATGTTGTAATTTTCTTTAACTTTAGAACAGACAGAGGCCGTGAACTTACAGAAGCACTTTCTCAACAAGATTTTCACGAGCAGAACATGCACAAACTAAACTTGTATTATGTAACATTGACAAACTACGACGAAACATACCAAAACGTAAAAGTAGTTTACAATAAAGATAATATTACCGAAACTCTTGGTGAGGTTTTAGAAAAAGCAGGTAAAAAACAAATTAGAATTGCCGAAACTGAAAAATATCCTCACGTAACGTTTTTCTTCTCAGGAGGAAGAGAAACTCCTTTTGAAGGCGAATCAAGAATTTTAAGAAATTCTCCTAAAGTTGCTACTTACGATTTACAGCCAGAAATGAGCGCTTATGAACTAGCTGATGCCCTTGTTCCTGAATTAAACAAAGGCGAAGTTGATTTCGTGTGTTTAAACTTCGCAAATGGCGATATGGTAGGACACACAGGAATCATGGAAGCTGCAATTAAAGCTTGCGAAGCTGTAGATGCCTGCGCTAAAAGAGTTATCGACGCTGCTCTTGCTAACAATTACACTACAATCGTAATTGCCGATCACGGAAACTGTGAAACGATGATCAATCCTGACGGAAGCCCAAATACTGCACACACAACAAACCCAGTGCCTATTATTTTAGTTGACAAAGAATTGAAAAACATCCAAAATGGTGTTCTCGGTGATATTGCTCCAACAATTTTAGAATTAATGGGGGTTCAACAACCAAATGCAATGACTTGTCATTCGCTTTTGTAGAAAATTTAAAACCATATAAGTGCTATAAGTTCATTTAAACGGAACTTAAAAAATCTCGCAAAGACGCTAAGTCGCAAAGAAATTTATAAACTTTGCGTCTCTGCGACTTTGCGAGAACTGTTTTATAATAGAATGTAAAGCCTAATTAATCTTATACATTTCTTATTTATATGATTTTTACTTTATAAACAATACTTATTTATATTTACTTATATTACTTATAGGGTTTGTATTTTTAATATACCGCTTTGTCATCCTGAGCGGAGTCGAAGGCTTATGAAACGAAAAAGGGCTTCGACTTCGCTCAGCCTGACAATCGTTTTATCAGGCAATAAAATAATGATAAAACTGTTCTACTCCATAAATAACAAGCCCTATAACTCCGCCAACCAAAGTTCCGTTGATTCTGATATATTGAAGATCTTTTCCTATTTCTAACTCCAGTTTTTCCGAAACTTCTTTCCCATCCCAACTTTTTACGGTTGAAGAAATTAAATCCCCAATTACTTTTTTATTATTTAAAAGTACGGACAACAAATCATTTTTAATAAAATTATTGATTTTGTCAATCATCACCGAATCTTCCTTAATTCCATTTCCAAAACCCTGAATTAAGTTGGCAATATTCTTTTTAATAGAGGATTCATTCCCCTTTTCCAGATCATTCGATATTGATACTTTTATTTCGTCCCAAATCCCATTGATGTAGTCCTGAACTTCTTTTTTCCCAACGAAACCTAAAATCATATCATTGATTTTAATTCTCATTTCTTCCGAGTTTTTTACCTTCTCTAAGAAGTCAAAGATATATTCATCTATTTTTAAACGAACAGCACTTTCCGGTTTTTTAGCTTCATTCAAAAAATCCTGCAATCCGTTAAAAACCCCTTCACTAATACTTTTGTCAGCCAACCCAAAACTTAAAAGCGGAGTTGAAGCTTTTACTTTCTTTCTGATTAAATCTTTATTATTAGTCAATTCATTACTTATCACTTCAAGGAGATTCGTCAGCATCTCGTTTTTCAAATTCCCTTTTTGCAAAGGTTCCAATGCCAATGCAACCCAATCACCAAAATTAATTCCCTCAATTTTTTCCTTAAACTGAACCTGAATAAATCTTTTAATATCTTCATCTTTTATAGTTCGTAAGATTCCCGGAATAATATTTACAGTAACCAAACTAGCAATCTTATTTGCGTTCTCTTCCTCCGAAAGCCAATCTGAAGCTTTTGTCGCAAAATTGAATTCTTCCAGTTTAATTTCTAATTTTTCTCTGTTCAGAAACTCTTCAGAAACAAAATTTCCGAGATTTTCACCGATTTCATTTTTCTTGGTTGGAATAATCGCCGTATGCCAAATCGGAATTCCCATCGGATGACGAAAAAGCGCTACAACAGCAAACCAATCGGCAATTCCGCCAACCATTGCCGCTTCGCTAAATGCCTGCAACATTGGAATTTTAAAGTAAATCGCAATTATAAATAATACAACTGCAACTCCCAAAAGAGCCAAAGCATTTCGCTTCATTTTCTTTAGCGCCCTTACTTTGTCCATATCTTGGTTTATAATCGTTTCCATAATTAAAAGTATTTCTACTACTAATTTATGGCTTTTTTCTGAAACACTTTAACTCCATTGATTAATGGCCACGAATTCACAAATTATATCAAACCATTATCTTTAGATCTTTTTATAATAACGTTTGTGAAATGCAATTTTTAAAGATTTTAATTGGAGATAATTCGTGAATTCTTGGCGAAAAATTTTTAATCAGAAATGAGATAAAAATTGTATTTTTGCCAACTGAAAATGGGAAAAATATGATTATCCAGAAAACTAGAGAAGAAATCGAATTAATGCGCGAAAGTGCTTTAATCGTATCAAAAACATTAGGAATGATTGCTTCTGAAATTAAAGAAGGAGTGACTACATTATATCTTGACAAATTAGCTGAGGAATTTATCCGTGATCATGGTGCCGTTCCAAGCTTTTTAGGATTATATGATTTTCCGAATTCACTTTGTATGAGCCCAAATTCTCAGGTTGTTCACGGTATTCCTAATAATACCCCCTTAAAAAGTGGTGACGTTATTTCAGTTGACTGTGGTGCTTTTAAAAATGGATATCACGGAGATCACGCTTACAGTTTCGAAATTGGAGAAGTTGCGTCTGAAGTTAAAAAACTTTTACAGGTAACTAAAGAATCTCTTTACGTTGGAATTAGAGAATTTAAAGCTGGAAATCGTGTTGAAGATGTTGGAAATGCAATTCAAAAATATACAGAATCGCACGGTTACGGAGTTGTTCGTGAATTGGTTGGTCATGGTTTAGGGCAAAAAATGCACGAAGAACCAGAAATGCCAAACTACGGAAAACGTGGTCGTGGAAAACTTTTTGTTGAAGGAATGGTTGTTGCCATTGAACCAATGATTAACCTTGGAACAAGAAATATTAAACAACATAAAGACGGCTGGACTATTACAACTGCTGACGGAAAAGCAAGTGCACATTTTGAGCACGATGTGGCATTAATTGATGGTAAACCAGAATTATTATCTACTTTTCAATACATCTACAAAGCCTTAGGAATCGAAAGCAATGAAGAAGATGAATTTAGAAAAGTACCGCTTGTATTATAACACGGATTTCACGAATTAACACGAAAGACTATTTTGTCTAAATTTCACGAAATGAAAGGTTGAATAATGAGTGAATTATATTTAAAAGAGGAGTCTTATAAAATTATTGGGATCTGTATGGAAGTCCATAAAATTTTAGGAAAAGGACATAGTGAGAAGGTTTATGGTGATGCTTTAGAATATGAATTTCAACAAAATGAGATTCCTTATAATCGTGAATTAAGATATAATATTACTTATAAAGACATCGTATTACCAAGTTATTATTTTGCAGACTTTGTT
The sequence above is drawn from the Flavobacterium sp. N2038 genome and encodes:
- a CDS encoding GNAT family N-acetyltransferase, translating into MNIIKEILSKETYAVRQPVLRKGKSIESCVFEGDDLADTHHFGLYDNKKLIGIISLFNKINPIFADENQAQIRGMAVLETHQKKGFGEALVKHCENYCIENKVGLIWFNARTAAVGFYKKMNYQVEGEAFDIKDVGEHYLMFKNL
- a CDS encoding L,D-transpeptidase family protein, translated to MNKLYFLLVICIFIGCKKDTPKITPIVKKKTPIIILTDERKVQIDTAKINIFKSETLKQFYTASENKTVWGNLKKRTYVLSQLEESDKLGLEPEDYKISQLKKFEKKVSSLSDSDLATYDILLTYNFEKYLNHLYKGKLNPKTLYTDWDLEEKTFDVNNILIKGFNNNKLDSVVDNIQPKSQTYKELLKALEIINSFPDDHVKNIESAEKITLNDTNSALINIKKRLLYWGDMEGKDSLSKIYTKKTFESVKKFQERHGLAADGVIGVGTISALNYSKEKRKEQIIANLERWRWFTTDFAENYFIINIPDYSLNVVEEQDTTLTRNIVVGTSKRKTPIITSTLRTIVFNPTWTVPPTILKEDVVPAMKRNRNYLANKNITIYDTSGNVVAPNAWNENKPNRYRYIQSPGYNNSLGVMKILFPNHHSVYLHDTNHRNYFGRSNRSLSSGCVRVENPLELAEHILADSVKYSKIKIDTIIASKKTTSIKIEKKYALYQWYWTAWSKKNQLIFRADIYNLDSDLYAKLRN
- a CDS encoding murein L,D-transpeptidase catalytic domain family protein codes for the protein MIYKIYPLFVFLLLSFGKDSKNTPKIKSETTRSIAKVEKLTVEAKIESVYTALNPNNFQLPELKTFSEALKGFYILKEKGVIHKDILTLIDFSLSSNSKRLWVIDLATNTVLFQSLVAHGRNTGEEFASSFSNNNSSYKSSLGFYATGEIYQGKHGASLRLDGLERGYNDNARQRGVVMHGADYVSESFIRDHKRLGRSQGCPAVPVELTNEIIQLIKDKSCLYIYHPSRSFMMEEKLIS
- a CDS encoding DUF5916 domain-containing protein, with the translated sequence MDKQFKDNVTGLLNNETIKHVFSVSVKYFIDYNAVKNKLRRRV
- the gpmI gene encoding 2,3-bisphosphoglycerate-independent phosphoglycerate mutase produces the protein MNKKVILMILDGWGKSPDPKVSAIDNANVPFINSLYKNYPSAQLRTDGLNVGLPEGQMGNSEVGHMNLGAGRIVYQDLAKINLAVAHKTLAKEQVLIDAFTYAKENNKKVHFLGLVSDGGVHSHTSHLRGLIDASQEYGLDQVYVHAFTDGRDVDPKSGAKYIHDLEDYIKDTPVKIASIVGRYYAMDRDKRWERVKLAYDLVVNGVGIPSTNPVASVLESYEKNVTDEFIEPVIIVNEEQKPLATIVEGDVVIFFNFRTDRGRELTEALSQQDFHEQNMHKLNLYYVTLTNYDETYQNVKVVYNKDNITETLGEVLEKAGKKQIRIAETEKYPHVTFFFSGGRETPFEGESRILRNSPKVATYDLQPEMSAYELADALVPELNKGEVDFVCLNFANGDMVGHTGIMEAAIKACEAVDACAKRVIDAALANNYTTIVIADHGNCETMINPDGSPNTAHTTNPVPIILVDKELKNIQNGVLGDIAPTILELMGVQQPNAMTCHSLL
- a CDS encoding DUF445 domain-containing protein, whose product is METIINQDMDKVRALKKMKRNALALLGVAVVLFIIAIYFKIPMLQAFSEAAMVGGIADWFAVVALFRHPMGIPIWHTAIIPTKKNEIGENLGNFVSEEFLNREKLEIKLEEFNFATKASDWLSEEENANKIASLVTVNIIPGILRTIKDEDIKRFIQVQFKEKIEGINFGDWVALALEPLQKGNLKNEMLTNLLEVISNELTNNKDLIRKKVKASTPLLSFGLADKSISEGVFNGLQDFLNEAKKPESAVRLKIDEYIFDFLEKVKNSEEMRIKINDMILGFVGKKEVQDYINGIWDEIKVSISNDLEKGNESSIKKNIANLIQGFGNGIKEDSVMIDKINNFIKNDLLSVLLNNKKVIGDLISSTVKSWDGKEVSEKLELEIGKDLQYIRINGTLVGGVIGLVIYGVEQFYHYFIA
- the map gene encoding type I methionyl aminopeptidase, with the translated sequence MIIQKTREEIELMRESALIVSKTLGMIASEIKEGVTTLYLDKLAEEFIRDHGAVPSFLGLYDFPNSLCMSPNSQVVHGIPNNTPLKSGDVISVDCGAFKNGYHGDHAYSFEIGEVASEVKKLLQVTKESLYVGIREFKAGNRVEDVGNAIQKYTESHGYGVVRELVGHGLGQKMHEEPEMPNYGKRGRGKLFVEGMVVAIEPMINLGTRNIKQHKDGWTITTADGKASAHFEHDVALIDGKPELLSTFQYIYKALGIESNEEDEFRKVPLVL
- a CDS encoding GxxExxY protein gives rise to the protein MSELYLKEESYKIIGICMEVHKILGKGHSEKVYGDALEYEFQQNEIPYNRELRYNITYKDIVLPSYYFADFVIFDEIILELKAIATLTTSEIKQTLNYLAASKNKLGLLVNFGEDSLKYKRIIL